In Portunus trituberculatus isolate SZX2019 chromosome 46, ASM1759143v1, whole genome shotgun sequence, a single window of DNA contains:
- the LOC123520171 gene encoding GTP-binding nuclear protein Ran-like: MHNTVECVDQSCWAQEEPDSSTAFTPGKYKIVLLGDGGTGKSSYVSVLQNATFRKEYIATLGVEKHEISLTTSHGPCVVVLWDTAGQEKLGPLRDGYYTDANAAFIFFDVTSRVTYKNVPNWHRDVLRVCSDIPIVLCANKIDVEERKVKSKAITHHKKHKMGFYEISVKERISLKEPFEYLLQQVTKEPDLTIKDSVDADLFRGVGELSLLQSSLPQEQG, from the coding sequence ATGCACAACACAGTGGAATGTGTGGATCAGTCATGCTGGGCACAGGAGGAGCCTGACTCAAGCACAGCATTCACCCCTGGGAAGTACAAAATAGTTCTCTTGGGTGATGGAGGGACAGGAAAGTCAAGTTATGTCTCTGTGCTTCAAAATGCAACCTTCAGGAAGGAGTACATTGCTACTCTGGGAGTGGAGAAGCACGAgatctccctcaccacctcccatGGGCCTTGTGTTGTTGTCCTATGGGACACAGCAGGGCAGGAGAAGCTGGGGCCCTTACGGGATGGGTACTATACCGATGCCAATgctgctttcatcttctttgatGTCACTTCAAGAGTCACGTACAAGAATGTCCCTAACTGGCACAGGGATGTCCTGAGGGTGTGTTCCGACATCCCCATCGTCCTGTGTGCAAATAAAATCGatgtagaagagaggaaggtcaAAAGCAAGGCAATTACACaccacaagaaacacaaaatggGGTTCTATGAAATAAGTGTGAAGGAGAGAATATCCCTTAAGGAACCATTTGAATACCTTCTGCAGCAGGTGACTAAGGAACCTGACCTGACTATCAAGGACTCAGTGGATGCAGACCTGTTCAGGGGAGTTGGGGAGCTTAGTCTCTTGCAGTCCAGCCTTCCTCAGGAGCAGGGATGA